The DNA sequence TCGGTGAGCCTCAGCGGCGACGACGACGCCGAACTGCGCGGCTACTGGGAGAAGCTGTCCGACGGCGCCACGGTGACCGTGCCGCTGGACAAGCAGATGTGGGGCGACGTCTTCGGCATGTGTACGGACCGCTTCGGCATCACGTGGATGGTCAACATCGCCGGTCAGGCCGGCTGAGCGCGAGCTGTCGGGCCATCTCCGGCGCGGCCGCCGGGGTCACCGCTCCGGCAGCCATTCGCTCAGCGCGTCGACGAGCCGGTCGAGGGCCGGTTCGTCGACGGAGCGGTCCGTCATGACGGTGCGGCCGTCGAAGCGGAGCGTGTACTGGAACATGTCCGCGCCCTCCGTGTCCTTGGTGAAGTCGGAGACTTCGTCCAGCGCCGGATCGCCGAGCAGCGTCCGCAGCTCGGTGAACTCCGCCGCGCCGGTGCGGCGCACTGCGCGTTCCCCCTTGTCGTCGGTGTGCACGCTGCCGTCGCCCCGCAGGGTCACCTCCTTGTGCACGCCCGCGTAGCCGCCGGTGACCACCATGGTCACCAGCACCTGATCCGGCCCGGTGACCGGGACCGGCGAGGGACTCCGGGATGTCGAGGGACTCCGGGATGCAGAAGGCGAGGACGAGGACGAGGGCGGGGGAGCGGGGGAGGTCGTGGCCTGCGACGGCGGGGGTGAAGCCGAAGCCGGCGGTGCGGGCGAGTCGGCGCACCCAGCCAGCCCCAGTGCACCCGCCACGACCAGGACGACTGCCGCACGTCCACCGAACACAGCGCCCCCACCCGTCTGTCGCGTCAACTGAAGTGTCCCTATCACGGAATGGGCGGCTCCGGGACCAGCCCCTGGTCAGTCAGGGGCACGGTGATTTTCAGCCCACCTGTTGACGTACCGCCCAGCAGGGCAGGTACGGGGCGTAGACCGCTCGCGGCCAGGGAAAGGAGCTATACGGCAAACCGCGGGGAGTGTCCGTCAGCGCCCGGAGTGTCGGGCCCGCAGCGCTGAGGAGGGGCCAGGCATGGGCGGGCAGCCCTTGTTTCTCGAACCGCGGCTGGAGTCGCGGCTGCGCTCGTTGCTGAATGTCCCGGGCCTGTTGCACACGCTCACGGAAGCCCTCGGGTCGCCGCTGAACGTCGTCCTGCCCGACCAACTCGCCGACAACCTCCAGCAGTTCCGCTCGGTGTACGGCAGCCACCATCTGTCCGGCCAGGTGTACTTCGCGCACAAGGCCAACCGGTCCAGCGCCCTGCTGCGCCGGCTCGCCGCCACGGACGCCGGCGTCGACGTCGCCTCGCTCGGGGAGCTGCAGCACGCCCTCGGCGCCGGCTTCACCCCCGGCCGGATCACGGCGACGGGGCCGAAGAACCCGGAATTCCTGTGGCTGGCGGCCCGTACGTCGGTCACCGTGAGCCTCGACACCCGAGGCGAACTGGAGCAGCTCGCCACGCTGGTACGCAAACACGCGCTGCCCAGGACCCGCATCCTGCTCCGGCTGTCGGGCTTCGAGGCGTCCGGCGTACGGGTGCTGAGCCGCCGCAGCCGATTCGGTACGGACGTGGGCGAGTTGGAGCCGCTGCTGGAGGCCGTCGAGCGGCACGGCGACGTGGCCGACCTGGTCGGCGTGGCGTACCACCTGGACACGACGAGCCTCACCGAGAAGGCCACGGCGCTGGAGGGCTGTCTGAGGGTGCTGGAGGAGTGCCGGAGCCGGGGGCTCAGGCCCCGGGCCGTGGACATCGGCGGCGGATTCGGAATCAACTACCTTGCCGACGCCGGCCAATGGAACCGGTACACCACCCAACTGACCGAAGCCGTCCTGGGCACCCGCCCACCGCTGACGTACGGCGGTCACGGCTACGGCCTCCGCAGCGAAGCAGGCACCCTGCGCGGCACGCTCGGCCTGTACCCCGCTCACCGCCCGGTCGCCGGCGCCCGCTACCTCGACGAACTGCTCGCGCACCCGGCCGCGTCCCTCGGCGGCCGCCCCCTGGCCGCCCAACTCCTCGAGCACCTCTACGACCTGCACACCGAACCCGGCCGGGCGCTGCTCGACCAGTGCGGACTGACCTTGACCAGGGTGCTGGAGGTGCGCGACCAGGAGACCGGCGGCCCCCTTGCCGTACGGCTTGCGGCGAAGGCCGGCGACGTGGCCCTGGAGGAGCACGGGGTGCTCATGGACCCCGTCGTCCTGCCACGGGACCCGACGGGCCGCACCGCGGCTGCCGGGGCCGACACCGGTCGCGAACCGGTCACCGTTCACCTCTTCGGCAACCTGTGTCTGGAGTCCGACCTGATCACCCGTCGCACGGTCTTCCTGCCCCGCCGCCCCGAACCGGGCGACCTGCTGGCCTTCGCCAACACGGCCGGCTACTGCATGGACTTCCACGCCACCCGTGCCCAGCACCAGCCCGTCGCGCGCAAGGTCGCCGCCTGGCAGGAGGGCGACGCGTGGCGCTGGTGCCTGGACGACCAGTACTGGCCGACCACACCCGTGGGGGGAGCGCAGTGAGGTACGACAGCATCACCGAGGCCATCGGCAACACACCGCTGGTGCGCATCGACCCGGCCGTGCACGGCCTGAGGCACATCGACCTGTACGCCAAGCTGGAGTTGCTCAACCCCTTCGGATCGGTGAAGGACCGGGCCGCCTGGAACATGGCGCGTCCCCACCTGGCCGCCGCGGCCGGGGAAGGCGGTCAGGTCGTCGAGCTGTCGAGCGGCAACACCGCCAAGGCCCTGGCCGTCCTCGCCGGCATGCACGGCCTGACCTTCAAGAGCGTCACCAACCGGATGCGCATCCCCGAGATCAAGGACCTGCTCCTGCTGCTGGGCGCGGAGATCGAGGAACTGCCCGGTCAGAGCGAGTGCCTGGACCCGACCGTCACCGACGATCCGCTCACACAGTTCCACCGGGCCCTCTCCGAGCCCGGCAGCACCTTCCTGCACACCGACCAGTACTTCAACCCGCGCAACACTGAAGCCCACTTCACCGGCACCGGCCCGGAGATCGTGAAGGACCTGGACGGCCGCGCCCCGGACTGGTTCATCGCCTGCGTGGGCACCGCCGGGTCCTCCACGGGCGTCGCCCGCGCCCTGCGCGAGCACGACCCCGCCGTACGGGTCGCCGGCCTGGTCGCGGCCAAGTCCGACTTCATCCCCGGTATCCGCACCATCGACGAGGCGCACGAGGTGGGCCTGTTCGACCCCGGCACCTACGACACGATCGAGGCGGTCGGCGCGGACGAGGCGATCGAGGGCATGCTGACCCTCAACCGCCGCTGCGGCATCCTCGCCGGCCCCACCGGAGGCGCCGCCTACTTCGGGGCCGTACGCCAACTGCGTCCCATCGACGAGGAGTTGGCGGAGCGTGACGACGAGGAAGGTGCGGAGCGGCAGTCGGCGGTCTTCATCGTCTGCGACCGCGTCGAGAGCTACCTGAGCTACGTCCGGCAGCGGCGCCCCGACCTCTTCGGCCGCCCGCGCCGCAGGAACTCCCCGGCCGATCTCTCGGACGCCGAGGTGCGCACGGCACCGGCCATCGGCGTCGCCGACGCCCAGAAGTGGATCGCCACCGGCGAACCGCTCGTCGTCGACCTGCGCAGCCCCTACGCCTACGCCGCCCTGCACATCGACGGATCGGTCAACATCGTCGACGAGCTCTTCGAGGAACTCCTCCACGGCGGACTGCCGTTCAGCCGCAGCCGCCCCGTCCTGCTGGCCTGCCCGGTCGGCGAGAAGTCCGCCCGCCACGCCGCCCTGCTGACCCGGATGGGGCACCCGGACGTCCGCAGCCTGACCGGCGGCGTCATCGCCTGGCGCGACGCCGGCGCACCCCTCGTACGGGACTGACGCCCATGACCCTGCCCTGGACCGACACCCAAAGCCGCACCTTCATAGAGGAGTTGGGCGCATGGCAGCGTGCGCTGCGCTCCAGGTTCCCGATCATCACCGCGCACCCGGAACTGGCCTATCTGGACAGCGCGGCCACCGCCCAGAAACCACAGGACGTACTCGACACCGTCCACACCTACCTCACCACGACCAACGCCAACGCCGGACGCGGCACCTACCCCTGGGCGAACCGGACCACGGCCCTGGTCGAGCAGGC is a window from the Streptomyces sp. NBC_00299 genome containing:
- a CDS encoding Y4yA family PLP-dependent enzyme; protein product: MGGQPLFLEPRLESRLRSLLNVPGLLHTLTEALGSPLNVVLPDQLADNLQQFRSVYGSHHLSGQVYFAHKANRSSALLRRLAATDAGVDVASLGELQHALGAGFTPGRITATGPKNPEFLWLAARTSVTVSLDTRGELEQLATLVRKHALPRTRILLRLSGFEASGVRVLSRRSRFGTDVGELEPLLEAVERHGDVADLVGVAYHLDTTSLTEKATALEGCLRVLEECRSRGLRPRAVDIGGGFGINYLADAGQWNRYTTQLTEAVLGTRPPLTYGGHGYGLRSEAGTLRGTLGLYPAHRPVAGARYLDELLAHPAASLGGRPLAAQLLEHLYDLHTEPGRALLDQCGLTLTRVLEVRDQETGGPLAVRLAAKAGDVALEEHGVLMDPVVLPRDPTGRTAAAGADTGREPVTVHLFGNLCLESDLITRRTVFLPRRPEPGDLLAFANTAGYCMDFHATRAQHQPVARKVAAWQEGDAWRWCLDDQYWPTTPVGGAQ
- a CDS encoding pyridoxal-phosphate dependent enzyme; this translates as MRYDSITEAIGNTPLVRIDPAVHGLRHIDLYAKLELLNPFGSVKDRAAWNMARPHLAAAAGEGGQVVELSSGNTAKALAVLAGMHGLTFKSVTNRMRIPEIKDLLLLLGAEIEELPGQSECLDPTVTDDPLTQFHRALSEPGSTFLHTDQYFNPRNTEAHFTGTGPEIVKDLDGRAPDWFIACVGTAGSSTGVARALREHDPAVRVAGLVAAKSDFIPGIRTIDEAHEVGLFDPGTYDTIEAVGADEAIEGMLTLNRRCGILAGPTGGAAYFGAVRQLRPIDEELAERDDEEGAERQSAVFIVCDRVESYLSYVRQRRPDLFGRPRRRNSPADLSDAEVRTAPAIGVADAQKWIATGEPLVVDLRSPYAYAALHIDGSVNIVDELFEELLHGGLPFSRSRPVLLACPVGEKSARHAALLTRMGHPDVRSLTGGVIAWRDAGAPLVRD